Within Drosophila bipectinata strain 14024-0381.07 unplaced genomic scaffold, DbipHiC1v2 scaffold_239, whole genome shotgun sequence, the genomic segment CCTCCAAATTTTGTGTCGGCTCCCGTGTCGGATAAACATAACCTTGTTCAGGCTGCGCCGTGGCGTTCACACGAAATGGCTGAGAATagcccaatttttttttttttttttttttggattgcgCCATTGAGGTGAAAATCTATCCTAGATACTATTGGCCCGTACCAATAGCATGCACGATTCACCGGCATGTCTAGCAGGCGCCTACGTACTAAAGAACTGTAAGTTACCAGAAACTGGGTAAGCTGGTAACTAACCTGACCGTTATTTCTTCCGATCCACTCCTGGATGTTTGGGATTAGCCTGTGCGTTCATCTTCCTTTGCCATGAGGATAATGCCGATTGTCGGGCTGACCTCCTGATGGCCTCTCGGGATGAATTCCTTCCCCGTTGCCAGTTGGATGCGTAGATTTCCTCCGCTTCATTTGCCAGTATATCAATTAGGATCATTCCGGCTAAAACGAGGGCGGCTTCCTCGGATATGGTTCTAAAGCCGGATATGACGCGTAGGGCCGCTAGTCGGTACGATGCCCCTAGCTTTTTCTTAAGCCCCTGTTGTCTTTTGACTGACGCAGCCCATATCGGCGCTGCGTAAAGCAAGACAGACGTGACGACACTGGCTAAAAGACGTCTCCTGCCTTACTTTGGGCCTCCCACGTTTGGCAGCATCCTTGAGAGTGCTTCTTGGATCCTTGCCGCTTTTATGGTGGAGTACTCCACGTGCGCTCCGTAGGACATCCTGTTGTCCAGCATTACCCCTAGGTATTTAATTGCCTCCTTTGACGTGATGTAGCAATTGCCCACCTGGATGGTAATTTACTTCACCTTCTTCCTGATCGTGAAGAGAACTGCCTCCGTTTTATGTGCTGCTAGGTCCAGTCCAGAGTCAGACATCCATGTTGAAATTCTCCGTATTGCTTCGTTCGCATTGGTTTCCACGTCCTTGGTTTCCTTCGCCACCACGAGTAGCGCCAGGTCGTCCGCGAAGCCGATGAGTTTACATCCCGTCGGTAGTTGGATCCTGAGTACTTCGTCGTACATTATGTTCCAAAGAAGTGGCCCGAGAACCGATCCTTGCGGTACCCCCGCAGTCACCTCATaggattttggtccttcgtccGTGTCGTACAGCAGTGTCCTATCTGAAACGTAGCTGCATATGATTAGTTGCAGGTCTCTAGGAGTGCTTGCCAAGAACAAGGCTCGTTGGATACGTGTCCAATTAGCCGAGTTGAAGGCGTTGCGGATGTCTAGTGTtactgtcgggtcaagcattagcacggcgtttaatgtttatgtttaaataatgtttaaataatgtttatgtaatgtttagtgtaattattagtgtaattattagtgtaatgtttatttattaggcttaagtttgtacaaaggctttgttgatcgcaagccgactctttctcggccgctcgatcaacaagctttccatagagagttttagctcgcagtgtctaggtcgggccgccctctccattattcgagagctttagcttcgcagtgaccagtcgggccgccctctctgtacttttacttgagtccctgcatgcacaggaggaggaggaggcccattggagcggctcgagagtgaggggcagagctc encodes:
- the LOC138927381 gene encoding uncharacterized protein; translation: MLDNRMSYGAHVEYSTIKAARIQEALSRMLPNVGGPKTISEEAALVLAGMILIDILANEAEEIYASNWQRGRNSSREAIRRSARQSALSSWQRKMNAQANPKHPGVDRKK